Genomic segment of Panicum virgatum strain AP13 chromosome 2K, P.virgatum_v5, whole genome shotgun sequence:
AACTTGAATATTGTAAGCTTCCTAGATACTGGTTACTTGTAGACATCGGGGATATAGGGGTGAAGCATCATACATGGTGTTTTTCAACTTATTGTTTCACTAACCTGTTTTTTGTGTAACAGAAGATATGGCCACAGAAGGCCGAACGGGTCCTGCTGGCGAAGGCAATGGAATAACAACTTAGTTGTTGCTAGCATGTTGTTGAAATTGTAAGATTAACATGCCTTTTGGACCACCTGCCTCAAACTCTGGACAAAGAAACCATGTTATGGCAAACTGGGTTGCCGAAAGAGGGCGTATTGGAAACAGTTGCCAGTTGGTGCTGAAATGGGATTATTTGGTTACTCCTACGAGGGGCAGGGAGACgatgaaaaaaaaactgtttgGGCGCCATCTCTTCTGGTGATTATGGCGGTGGTATTTCCAATGTAACTCTAGAAGTAACGTAATACTCTAGAAATGATTATTAACATGAATCACCTGATGTCTAACCCTAGCGCAATATCTTGTGTCTCAGATGTACATTGTATTTTACCTTTGTTGTGATTGTAGTGAGCAGGCAAAATTGGCTGTTCTTGTATTTTAATGAGAAAAGACATTTTCATGTGCTGTGGAGCAGTAATGGCGACGTACTTGCAAGGATGCAAGAGTGGTAATATAAAGGCATAGTGCGATGTGTATAGAAGTCCTTTAGACGTACAATCAAGCGGGTATAGCTCAGTTGGGAGAGCGACATAAATTCGCGTATTCGATCCACGCTACATTATTAAATTACCTCTTTCACCATTAAATCCAGATTTTCTTTTCGTCTTATTGTGATATCCtgtgctctttttttttacgaTTCCAGCATTTTTCTTTCATTTGTCCACacggaacacacacacacacacagagagggCAAAAGACCTGCATGCGGTGCAACCCTTCCCAGTTCATCAGTTCAAGCAGAACCAGAAACACAGAAgaatccttcaaaaaaaaaaagaaacacagAAGACCAGTCAGTCCCAGGCATGTCAGCTCGGCACGCTCTCTTTTCCCTACCACAACGTGTCAAAAAAATGATTTTAATTGAAATGTGGCCCatgtaaattataaaaataattcaTGTTATAAAAGATCTTGTGTTATGGTTGAAATACTCTCTACTCTCCTCTCCCTTAAATATTTTTGTGTGTTATATGAATGAGTTTGGGTATGTATGAATGTACAATTGGCTCGTACAGGCACTAAACGCCGCATGCTTCTTGCTTATGTTGCCGTGTACTGTTGCCTAATGAGGCCATCTGGCATGCATGTGCACTAGTGGATTTCTTATTGGCATTAGACAACGTACGAAATTTAAGTCCTAGGTTCGCCATTCAAATGACCATGAGGTAAATGCTTCAGGTATCGCCAATGGGAAATAAAAGGCCGAGCATGTGTTTGCCGGGCCAGCTATCAGCTATTGGAGAGGAATCTCAGTGACACAAGCTTAGAAAAGAAAATCCAcatcctctcaaaaaaaaatccacatAAAATACTTGAACACAAATTAGAATTTACTAACTCCCAAATCATCAAGATACACAAAGAGCAAGCTATGGAACAGAGAGAAAAATGCTTCGAGGACGCAAAGGAGATGACGTGGCATTAGGTCGGTTAGTGCGGCATGGCATATGAATGACCGAGTCGTGCGATGCCCACATAAAAATCATTTTAATTCGGTCGGGTCAGTTTTGTGCTACTTGGTCTTGGCCCTcttggacgccggcggcgtggccggaGCCGAGCCTCGTTTCAGCGGCCGCCCGACGCCTCTCTTCGTCCCGGTAGCCCTGCCGCCCCTCCTGGAACCACCGCGGCCGGTGCCTTCTTTGCGGCCAGCGCCTCTCCTCCGGGTGGTGGTGTTCTTCCGctccaccgccgcggcggcggcagccggcgccGACCGCTTCCGCGTCGTCCCCAGCGGCGACCCCCGCTTCCTGGACGGAGACTGGTTCAGCCGCTTCAGGAAGTCCACGGCGTTCCGCTTCTTGCCTGACCCtcctgccgccgcggccgcgcctcgAGCGCCCTTCTTTGCTCCGTCTGTCGCCGTCGTGGCTGCATCGTCGTCCGCCGCCCCCTTCGCCCGATTCCGCCCAAGGCCCGCCGGGTTCCTGGCAGCGCCGCCACGGCCCTTCTTCGTCCTCGGACCCCGCGCCTTATCCTTGGTCGCCACGGCCGCGGCAGCGGCCTTCTTCTCGTCCtcgctttcttcctcctcttccgccgccggttcgggctcgggctcgggcttGGCCTTCGCCGCGCTCTCCTCCTTCCTGGCGGCCGCCGCAGCCTTCGCGATGGAGCTCCGCTTGCGGCACACGATCAGCGGCTTCCCCTTCTCGATCAGCGACCCGACGATGTCAGCGcccgccggggccggggccggcgccggcgccggaacaGCCGCGCGGTCCTGCTTCGCCGGAGCCGACGCGTGCCCGGTCACGAGCGTGCGGGCCTCGGCTGCCGCGGCGTGCTCGGGGCTGCCGCGCGGGAAGAAGACCACGGCGTTTGtgcagagcagcagcaggtcgCGGTAGAGCTCGTGCGCGGGGCAGTggacgtcgtcgccgccgccgccgcgcgagctGCCCGCCGCCGTGTCCAGCCGGCGCCGCACCGTCTCCAGGTCCACGTGGCGCCTGATCGTGCCCCGGTACGCGGCAGCCTCCTGCAAGTGGACGGATCGAATTGACTCGGAcgtgaaacaaaagaaaaggaaatggaaGAAAATATCTCGGAGGAGCATCGCCTAGCTACAAGGCACCCCATGCCATGTATATGATTGATTGCAACGCTGCACCCAACTCGGCCGTGCAGAATGCAACGAGCAAAAAGATGGCAACTTTCCTTCACCAACAAACCGAATTTCGCACGACTGGTAAATTTTTACAGCCACTACTCTCTGCCTAGTGCTTTCTAGTACTGACTACGGCTTCTTTGAAAACAAGAAGTTTCACATGAAatctggagagagagagagagagagagagagagagagagagaaacagaCTGGTTGTTTGGACTTCGTAGTGCCCTGCTCAAACGTCTCGCCCACGTAAAATCAGGTGGGTCACGGAATCACGGCTGCTAATCACAGGTCATCATGCATGCCACATGCACGCCCAAGCTTATCCAAGATTTCCACATCCAGGGAGACCCGCTAATCAGGCGGTGGGTCCCACGGACTGACATTGCCCCGGACTAAGTCCTTGCCAGGCAGTTTTTACGATTTAACCCCCTTCCCAAACTTTTAACCTTGTAGCATCCCCGCTGGTACGAAAAGGAGTAAAGGACGACGAAAAGGGgggtaattttatttttcaaaataaagaGGGGTAATTATTGGGGCACCCACCTCGCCTTCGTGCTCGTGCAGCCGCTGCAGCACGGGGCCGAGCATGGCCGCGACCGCGTCGAGCAGGGCGGCAAGCGGAGGGGACCTGGCGGTAGGCGGTGGGCCGGGCGCGGacgcctcgtcctcctcctcctcctcggccttcCCGCTGCcggtcccgcggcggcggcggcacaggctCGCCGAGCTCCGCACGTCGCTGCTCTCCTTGGACGCGGCCGCCGACTCGCCGGACGCCTCCTgcttcgccacctcctcctccttggcgccgccgccctggtggCCGGGGTGCGTGGGGGGCTTCAGATCCGTGGAGTTGGACTCCCGGCACGACCGCCCGGGCTCCTCCCCTGAGAGCCGGTCGTCGCCGTTCGCCTCCTCCGGCTTCGCCTCGCCGGAGACGCTCCGCTCCCGCTCCTCCCTGAGCCGTTTCACTTTCGACTGAAGCGTCCTGCgcgaattaaaaaaaaatcaaattaatATTCAATTCAATTAAACGAATCGCGGTCGAGTAGTCTTTTTACTGAATTCTTTTTGACCGTTAGATTTCAATCCAACGGTggaggggtcttcttcctcctccgtccAAACAGcagtttctttctttcttcttccctccACCCGACGGCCCCGAGCTCATCTCTCGCCGGCAAACGCCGGCGCCCCGCCCTCTTACAGAGTCTCTGGCCGCCAGATCCGCCTCCACCGCCCACTCCCTCGCTAACCCATCGATTCAGGGCACCCCCGCCCTTACCCCGCGTCCCCGCCCAACaggcctccaccgccaccgcgcccgccacctccgccgggcCGGCCTTCCGCCGCCGGTTACCCTCTAAGGCCGGCAACGGAGAGAAGCCCAATCCTCGAACCCTAACCTCGCCGGAGGTGGAGAAGAAGCTCGCACCACCTTGGACTGCCCGAGAGGATGAAGGACAAAATCGAGTGCGGGGTCCTTTGCTGATTCCGTACCCGATGGAGAGATCGCATCGCTCGAcgtcgcggcggagctcggcgacgCGCAGCCGCCGGAGCTCGTCCACCCAcccctcggcggcggaggcgtcggggtcgtcctccccgccggtcccggcggcggtgaagcggcggtggaggtggcggaAGCGGAGGCGGCAGCTGTGCGGCGtgaggccgggccgggccgccaGCGGGCACCGCGTCTGCACCTCCATGGCCACCGAGTCCCAGctcgccgtgccgtgccgggtCACCGCGCACGCTAGGAGGAGCTCCTCCAGCGTGCCCCAGATCTCCCCgcccttctccgccgccgccgtcgcctccgacTCCGGCGACACGTCGGCGCCGTCCGTCGCCATCGTTCCGGAGTGCCCGCCCGTCGGCGCGGTGGTGCCAGTGCCTCTAGTGGAGGTGTGGTCTCAGCCCTGTCCTTGCCGCTTGCCCTCCTCCGTTGCTTTCCACCGTCTCCTTTTCCCTCGGCCCGGTTTGATTTTTATCGGTAAAGAAGAGATGGCATGGTGGTCATGGCAGGCAGGCCGAGCGCGCGTCCTCGCACTCGAACAAATTCCGAGTTTGCCAGGGTCGTTTCTGGAAGAATTATCAGAGTGGGGCCCACATGCGGCTACTTCTTTGGCAATGCCCGTATTACCCCTGGTCACTGGTCAGCTCCTTCTAGTATAGTACGTGTATGTACGTCCGTTGGCTACTTGGCTTGGCGCCTTGCTTTGGCAAGCACAGGCACGCACCACGCCACAGAATAAACTTGAGCAGCTAAAGCGAAGTCAAAAGCATCCGAGATTCAAATAACCGGGAAAGCGTGATCCTGAAGGTAAATCCCGGTAAGTTTGCGAGTTTAAAataatagttttgaaattttttaattgGAATTGCTAGTTTTGAATTTTAGTCCTCGGTCTATCGTGTGGGACTGAATTGATTTGGTGCAGTGCAGGTGAAATCGTTTTGACTGGATCAGGCTGATACACGTTTGCGCCGAATCTAACATCGATCCTGTCCCGAATGATCGAAATAAAGGCAGGATATTCGTAAGGATTTGACTCAAACAATTCAAGTTCTGAAGAAACTGGGCAGGCCAGACCATTGTTTGCCCAGTTCCACTTTTCCGGAGCCTTTACTCCTACTTCATCAGTCAAAGTCGTGCAAGCCCAAATTTGCCCAGATTAACGCCTACATGCCACGTCGCTCTCAACACGACCCGTTGGAAAGAAAAACTAATCATCCATTCATTCAGAATGCAAAAACACGAATTTATACATTACACGATAAAATCCTAACACAACTAAATGAAATAAAACTGCCGCAAAGCTATTAAATCACCTATGGCAGCCTCACTTGCTTCCAGCCAGGGATGTAAACTGCCCTTAGCAGTCTATTATTAAGCATAAAACTTGACATGACAGAAGCAGCAGCCATGTCAAACTGCAGAGCATGCAATGTCAGCAAGACCTAGCAGAGTTCCTCACTTCCGGCGGGCCTCAAGCGCCTTCTTCAACCCCTCGCTTGCTTCATTTGAGGCTGGTTTTGGTCCACTGTCAACCAGTTCCTTCCCACCGCCATGGTAATGGCGATCTGGTTTCGACACAAATGGCTGTTGTGGAGGAGGCAGTGCTGCTGTCAGCTTGCGACCCTCACCTTTGCCGGACCCGATCTCAGCGCGCAGGTCCTCTACGGCACGCCGCAGCATTGTGCTCTCTGTGCTCAGCGCCTCGAGCTGCCTCTTCATCAATGAAAATTCCTCTCCCTCGCTTGCTGGCAGCGCgtctttcttcctcttcctgtccGTTTCCGACTGCGAAGGTGCCTTGGGTGTGTGCTCAATGGCGATCTTATTCATGACCAGCAGTGGCATCTTGCTGATGGCGAGGCTACTGGCCTTGCGCCCGTAGCCATCGTCAGCGAGTGCGGCCTTGAGCTCCGGAGGCACACGCAGGCCCCAGTGCAGCCGCAGGCTCGCCTTGTTCCACAGCGGCAGGACGCTCCTGGTGGTGAGCTGCATCCCGGACAGCAGCGcgcccaccccgccgccgcccctccccgcggCTGCCGCGACGTTCGCCGCGAAGCCGTTCCCGGCGAAGGTGAAGCCGTTGACGTGCGCGTCGCGGTCGCGCTCGTGGTCGTCGCCGTTGGTGGCGAGATCGGCCATCTTGATCGCCAGCGGCGGCTGggccggcgcaggcggcggcggcgccgccgccggcggggagcggaCGGAGCTGGCGAGGCCGAAGTCCCCGATCCGGGGCTTGAAGTGGAGCGAGAAGGCGGGCGCGTTGGAGGAGAGGAGGTTGAACTCGGCGGCAAGCGCGAAGGGCGCGCGCGCCGGGGAGCCCAGCGGGCCGAGCCCCGTGCGGACGGAGAGCGCGAAGGGCTGGAGCGGGTCGTTGGGGCGGTACGAGAGGCGGAGCGCCGGGCCGGAGGGGAACGCCGTGGAGAGATCGAAGCGGAGGTCCTTGGCGTCGCCCCCCGCGGCGAGGCCCGAGAGGAAGGGCAGCCCCAGCACGCCGACCGGCACCTTGGCGCGCAGCAGCGGCCGGTCGTCGTCGCGGAACTTGATTGACGCCTTCATGGCGGGGGCGGgggacggcggctagggtttgcgctCGGAATCGGGCTGGGCGCTCCTCGAATCGGTGACGGgggagtgggggggggggggatttgaAGTGCGGAGGCGATGGGGGGCGCGGAGGTTACGCCATCACGGCGGCTGcagagacggcggcggccgcggccggattAATTGATTTGGGGGTGGAGGTGGAAATGGGGATCGGATTGGGTTTCGAGGAGAGCTTGCCGGACCGTTCGTTggttccctctcctcctccttttacctcgctctttctttttcacttttcttttttttaaagagaTTTCACTTTTCATTTCACAGCGCTGATTTAGCTCGTCTAGTCGCGGGCCTTGCGGGATCACAGGACAAGTAAAATGCAGTGATTTGGGCCGGGCCTTGTTaatgattgaccatgtccaaaTTAAGGACGTTCCACTTGGTCTTTGCGCCGGAAAAAGGAGCGGGTAAATCACAGGCCGGTCTTCATAAGGTTGGGTTAGGCCCAGCAAAAGGTTTCGCTCCCAAAATCCTTATTTAATCTGCATCCTTTCTTTCTTTATATAAGctatataaaaaatttaatCACAATTTTCTAGAAAAATCGTCACCGTGTTTGCTTAACGTCCTTGCTTGAAATATGTAAGCCGCGTCCatccattctttttttttcattcgtAAGTTTTTGGCACCATGAAGGTAGAGTGCAAACAGTACAAAATTTCTAGCTCGCTGCAAATCAATTCTACACGAGATGTAATCAATAACCAATCCTAACAAATAATCAGTCCCTAGTTCTCACAAAGCAACTAGGAATTGGAAGGGAAGCTCTGTCATGAATCACTGCACAGCGGCGAGTCTGCACGCGCCGAACGACCGCGCGTGCCAGGACACGCCCTCCTCGGCCATCCACGCCCCGTCGTCGAAGTTGCGCGCGTAGCTGGCCGAGTCGTACTcgtacctcgccgccgccgccttcgcccgCCGCGGCAGGGCCGCCCTCCTGCAGCCCCACAGCCTCCGggccgcccagcgccgccgcgcggcgtaCAGCCGGGCCACCCCCGCGGCGGCTCGCCTCAGTGCCTCCCACGCCCTCGCGGCGCCGCGcccggcgcgcgcgccgccctccGGCTCCGGGCCCGCCGCCGACAGCCTCTGGTAGTTCGTGACCCGCATCGCGGAACGCGGAAGGGGCGGCTCAGCTTCTCCCTTCCGCTTCGACCTCGGTGACGTGCGCTCGCCGACGTGGGTGGAAACCTGGCTCGCCGGTCGCGGCTCGCCGGGGGGCTTTATAACTGTGGCAAATGACCACCGTCGCGATTAGGCGTCGGATCCAGGGGTGTTTTGGGTTTTTTCCTCCCGGGCGGGCATTCCCGTGGAGTTGGATCGCACAACGTCCCCTCGGTCTAGCTGGACGGTGGGCCCTACCTGACAGGATGACAGCCGCTCTGTTGGTTCTCCAGCTGCCAAATGGACCCACCGCTACGGATCGTGTTCTGTACACACTGATCATTGTTCcaggacaaaaaaaaaatgatttgtTTGCCTAGATGGCATGATTGGCATCGTTCTCAGACGTGCATAAACTGGGATCAGGCTGTTTGATTGCGTTTGGTGAACTGAACGGCGAATGCCAGTTGCTGCCCAAAGCTTCGTTTGATTCTTTAGTAGTCCCTAACCAACTGTTATGAACGACTAGTTTCCTTTTTGCTTATAAGTTGGCAGAGATGTTTAAAGGTGGCATCAGATAGCTCTAAGCCATTGACAGCTTCTTCTTAGCGTCCAATCAGCGGCAATACCGACAAAATCTGATACACCAACTAGGTCACTGCAGAGTTGTTGACCATTTATGCAAACTCGACAACTCGTATTCTAGAGCCACAACTGAGCTGGTCTGGCGGGCAGTAACATGTAAACATATCAACAAGAACAAAGCATCCCAACTGACAGCAATCTTCAGTCATAATTAAGTCCCATTGCAGCTGTTCTAGCTGCCCAGTTTTTTTATGCCAGTCTTAACATCAGTAAACATATTACTCTGTTTCAGCATATTTCAGGATTTCCATGTACAAGAAAAAAGAATCCAATCCAATTTAAATCAAGAGAAGGGCTAAGCAAGGCTATGAAACTATGTTCAGTCCAGTACACAAGCTAGAGCTCCTCAGCGCCAGTTCATctcctctcatttctttgccttAGAGAAGC
This window contains:
- the LOC120683199 gene encoding damage suppressor protein-like; the encoded protein is MATDGADVSPESEATAAAEKGGEIWGTLEELLLACAVTRHGTASWDSVAMEVQTRCPLAARPGLTPHSCRLRFRHLHRRFTAAGTGGEDDPDASAAEGWVDELRRLRVAELRRDVERCDLSIGTLQSKVKRLREERERSVSGEAKPEEANGDDRLSGEEPGRSCRESNSTDLKPPTHPGHQGGGAKEEEVAKQEASGESAAASKESSDVRSSASLCRRRRGTGSGKAEEEEEDEASAPGPPPTARSPPLAALLDAVAAMLGPVLQRLHEHEGEEAAAYRGTIRRHVDLETVRRRLDTAAGSSRGGGGDDVHCPAHELYRDLLLLCTNAVVFFPRGSPEHAAAAEARTLVTGHASAPAKQDRAAVPAPAPAPAPAGADIVGSLIEKGKPLIVCRKRSSIAKAAAAARKEESAAKAKPEPEPEPAAEEEEESEDEKKAAAAAVATKDKARGPRTKKGRGGAARNPAGLGRNRAKGAADDDAATTATDGAKKGARGAAAAAGGSGKKRNAVDFLKRLNQSPSRKRGSPLGTTRKRSAPAAAAAAVERKNTTTRRRGAGRKEGTGRGGSRRGGRATGTKRGVGRPLKRGSAPATPPASKRAKTK
- the LOC120696112 gene encoding uncharacterized protein LOC120696112 → MRVTNYQRLSAAGPEPEGGARAGRGAARAWEALRRAAAGVARLYAARRRWAARRLWGCRRAALPRRAKAAAARYEYDSASYARNFDDGAWMAEEGVSWHARSFGACRLAAVQ
- the LOC120683229 gene encoding uncharacterized protein LOC120683229 — encoded protein: MKASIKFRDDDRPLLRAKVPVGVLGLPFLSGLAAGGDAKDLRFDLSTAFPSGPALRLSYRPNDPLQPFALSVRTGLGPLGSPARAPFALAAEFNLLSSNAPAFSLHFKPRIGDFGLASSVRSPPAAAPPPPAPAQPPLAIKMADLATNGDDHERDRDAHVNGFTFAGNGFAANVAAAAGRGGGGVGALLSGMQLTTRSVLPLWNKASLRLHWGLRVPPELKAALADDGYGRKASSLAISKMPLLVMNKIAIEHTPKAPSQSETDRKRKKDALPASEGEEFSLMKRQLEALSTESTMLRRAVEDLRAEIGSGKGEGRKLTAALPPPQQPFVSKPDRHYHGGGKELVDSGPKPASNEASEGLKKALEARRK